In one Brassica oleracea var. oleracea cultivar TO1000 chromosome C9, BOL, whole genome shotgun sequence genomic region, the following are encoded:
- the LOC106313863 gene encoding ABC transporter I family member 21: MAEKDAMARSDGAIRVNGMQFSYDVQDPIFFDFSLDLPAGSRCLLVGANGSGKTTLLKILAGKHMVGGKNIVQVLNRSAFHDTDLVCSGDLSYLGGSWSKTAGSAGEIPLQGDFSAEHMIFGVEGIDPVRREKLIDLLDINLKWRMHKVSDGQRRRVQICMGLLHPFKVLLLDEVTVDLDVVARMDLLEFFKEECEQRGATIVYATHIFDGLETWASHLAYIHGGELKLSAKLKEIKDLETSPNLLSVVENWLRSETKVEKKTKKKPVATSPFMSSRQMAYYR; encoded by the exons ATGGCGGAGAAAGATGCGATGGCCAGAAGCGACGGTGCGATTAGGGTTAACGGAATGCAGTTTTCTTACGATGTCCAAGATCCTATCTTCTTCGATTTCAGCCTCGATCTCCCCGCCGGATCTCGCTGCCTCTTGGTTGGTGCTAATGGATCTG GCAAGACGACTTTATTGAAGATTTTGGCTGGAAAGCATATGGTTGGAGGGAAGAACATTGTGCAAGTCCTGAATCGCTCTGCTTTTCACGACACAGACCTTGTCTGTAGTGGTGACTTGTCTTATCTTGGAGGTTCTTGGAGCAAAACCGCTGGTTCCGCT GGTGAGATTCCTCTCCAGGGAGATTTCTCAGCAGAGCATATGATATTTGGAG TTGAAGGGATTGATCCTGTGAGAAGAGAGAAACTGATTGATCTTCTTGATATCAATCTTAAGTGGCGTATGCATAAGGTTTCTGATGGGCAGAGACGCCGAGTGCAGATATGCATGGGTCTTTTACATCCATTCAAG GTATTATTACTGGACGAGGTCACTGTGGACCTAGACGTTGTTGCTAGGATGGATTTGTTGGAATTCTTTAAAGAAGAATGTGAACAG AGAGGAGCTACTATTGTATATGCAACTCATATTTTTGACGGACTAGAGACATGGGCTAGTCATTTGGCCTATATCCATGGAGGGGAGCTGAAGCTCTCTGCTAAACTGAAGGAGATCAAGGATTTAGAAACATCCCCAAATTTGCTCTCTGTGGTTGAAAATTGGCTTCGGTCTGAAACCAAAGTGGAGAAGAAGACTAAGAAGAAACCTGTTGCCACGTCTCCATTTATGTCATCTAGACAAATGGCGTACTACCGATGA
- the LOC106319041 gene encoding fasciclin-like arabinogalactan protein 13, with amino-acid sequence MATIHLTLAPFLLLAAIFLSTEVTAQPAAPAPGPAGPINITAILEKGGQFVTFIRLLNTTQIGKQINIQVNSSSEGMTVFAPTDNAFQNLKPGTLNKLSPDDQVKLILYHVSPKFYTMDDLLSVSNPVRTQATGRDGGAVYGLNFTGQGNQVNVSTGVIETRVSNALRKERPLAVYVVDMVLLPEEMFGEHKISPVAPSPKSKSPAVSDDSDDSSKKAAVPSEKSGSGEMNVGLGFGLGLVMLCLKFIV; translated from the coding sequence ATGGCAACCATTCATCTAACTCTAGCTCCTTTCCTCCTCCTCGCCGCCATCTTCCTCTCCACGGAGGTAACTGCTCAGCCCGCAGCTCCTGCTCCTGGCCCTGCCGGTCCCATCAACATCACAGCTATCCTAGAAAAAGGCGGTCAGTTCGTTACTTTTATCCGTCTTTTAAACACAACTCAAATCGGAAAACAAATCAACATCCAAGTCAACAGTTCATCAGAAGGCATGACCGTATTCGCACCAACAGACAACGCTTTTCAAAACCTTAAACCGGGAACCCTAAACAAGTTAAGCCCTGACGACCAAGTCAAGCTCATTCTTTACCATGTTAGTCCCAAGTTCTACACAATGGATGATCTTCTCTCCGTAAGTAACCCTGTCAGAACACAAGCTACAGGGCGAGACGGTGGAGCGGTATACGGACTTAACTTCACCGGTCAAGGGAACCAAGTCAACGTATCGACCGGTGTCATCGAGACACGTGTCAGTAATGCATTAAGAAAAGAACGTCCACTTGCGGTTTACGTGGTGGACATGGTATTGTTGCCTGAAGAGATGTTTGGAGAACACAAGATCTCACCGGTGGCGCCTAGTCCAAAATCCAAATCACCTGCTGTCTCCGATGACTCAGACGACTCCTCTAAGAAAGCGGCGGTTCCGTCCGAGAAGTCTGGGTCCGGTGAGATGAACGTTGGATTAGGCTTTGGTCTTGGACTTGTTATGTTATGTTTAAAATTCATCGTTTGA